The genome window tagtttgatagggattgcattgaatctgtagattgctttgggtaacacagtcattttcacaatgttgattcttccaatccaagagcatggtatatctctccatctgtttgtatcatctttaatttctttcatctgtgtatagttttctgcatacaggtcttttgtctccttaagtaggttcattcctaggtattttattctttttgttgcaatggtaagtgggagtgtttccttaatttctctttcagatttttcatcattagtgtataggaatgcaagagatttctgtgcattaattttgtatcctgctactttgccaaattcattgattagctctagtagttctctggtggcatctttaggattctctatgtatagtatcatgtcatctgcaaacagtgacagctttactacttcttttccgatttggattccttttatttctttttcttctctgattgctgtggctaaaacttccaaaaccatgttgaataatagtggtgagagtggacaaccttgtcttgttcctgatcttagagaaaatggtttcagtttttcaccattgagaacaatgttggctgtgggtttgtcatatatggcctttattatgtcgaggtaagttccctctgtgcctactttctggaaggtttttatcataaatgggtgttgaattttgtcgaaagctttttccgcatctattgagatgatcatatggtttttctccttcagtttgtgaatatggtttatcacattgattgatttgcgtatattgaaagaatccttgcattcctgggataaaccccacttgatcatggtgtatgatccttttaatgtgttgttggattctgtttgctagtattttgttgaggatttttgcatctgtgttcatcagtgatattggcctgtagttttctttctttgtgacatctttgtctggtttgggtatcagggtgatggtggcctcgtagaatgagtttgagagtgttcctccctctgctatattttggaagagtttgagaaggacaggtgttagctcttctctaaatgtttgatagaatttgcctgtgaagccatctggtatgCTCCGCCTTTTGAAgggaggagtgtcaaagaatttgtgtaCATAGTTTAAAAACGCCACAAAAAGTGTACATTAAACGAAAGAATATACATTAAACAGTTTGGAATGGTTGCCTATGATAGGGAATAGGATAAAAGGGAAcagatggaagggagggagggagggaaggagggagagaggaaggctaACAAGAGGCCCTGCGTGGACCAAAAATGACAGTGTGCACCGAATTCTCTGCatctggagttaaaaaaaaaaaaaagtaactcagTGTGCATCTTTTCAGTCTCCTTTCTATATATTCACATGAGCACAAAAacctttaaacttttttttttttttttttggccacgtcatgaggcatgcgggattttagttccccagccagggatcaaacctgtgcccctgcagtcaGTGGCAGAGTCCTAAACTGGAAGGGAGGACTGGCAGAAGGGagtccgccagggaagtccctaaaccttTATACTtatagcttttgttttttggtgttttcttttaaaatcctgGCTGGGATCTTATTATACATAGTGATCTACAACTAGGTTTTTTCACTTCACTGTGCATCTTGGAGAGTTTTCCCACGTCACTATACAGATGTCTGCTTCTTCTTATTACTGCATATCATTCCACAGAATGGATATAGCGAAATCTATTTAATCACTTCCTTATCGATGGACATTCAAGTGAATTTTacttctcttctgttttcctttctctctggttGGCTGAATGTCTGTCTCTGTATATCCACCTTTGTTCCTCTGTCCTCTCTGCACTTTCCCTTTACTTATTTTGTCTCCTCTGGAGTTCAAGATTGGAGGATAAGGGACGTGCAATGACTCTGCTGCAGGCAGGGGTGGTAACCTGAGGGCAGGCAGGGCCGACTGTGGCAGGCTTGCTATTCCTTCGGCCTGCCTCCTCCTAACTAGCTGAATGGAGGATCTGATGCAGCTCAGCAAACATCCTGGTCCTTGCCTTCAAAGACCTCGCACCTAGCAGGGGAACAGACATGTGAGTAACCCACCCAAGGCAGAACGGTGTAGGGTGAGGAGCAGCCTTCCAAGTCTCACTGTGTGCCTGGGCTCTCATCCACCGCCATCACTTACTAGATGTTTGGcactgggcaagttatttcacctcCTGATACCTCAgtgttcccatctgtaaaatgacgaTGTAagagtctttttttcttaagacGTTGATCTGAGAaataagataatacatgtaaagtacttagcacagtgcttggcatgtaCTGATCTAGAACACTGAACTGTTAGGAAGCTAGCCAGGGTGTAGTTGTGCATAGAATGGGGTACCAATAAAAcagggagaaaacaaaacaaaacaaaacagggagaCGTGGGCTCTGGGTTCTGTGGGGTTGGAAGAAATCCTCACAAATCCTTTGGACATAACCCAAAGGATGGGCAGAGTTTCCCCTGGCAGAGCTAGAGGGAGGTATTCCAGGGGGACAAAAAGGTAAAAGTAAAAGCACTGAGGTGGAAATAAGAGGCATGTTTGGGGTATAGGTAGTAGCGCCCTCTGACTGGAAGGTCATTTTCACTGGCAAGGGGAGGAAAGGTCCTTTCAGGGATGTGCACAGCCAGGCTTCTGGCACAGGGAAGGGAGTTCAGGGCCCTTCCATGGACTTGAGCCCCAAAGCCGAAGCTGCAGGTCTATCCCAGGACCACAGTCAGGGTCAGGCAGGGATCCGGGAAGGGAGTTCCCTTCCCACCATCCTCCTGCCCTCTACAGCAGGGGCCTCCTCCCAGGGCCTGGCCACTCCCCGCATCCAGCACCCCCGCCCCTCAGCCGGTTGGGAGGCAGTCAGGAGGCTTTTCGCGGGGGCTGTGCCGGTGGGCGGTTTTCCCAGAGCAAGGAGCGGAGCAGGACTGAGTTGGCGCTAGCTTCCTCAGATATAGACGTTGCTGGCTGGATGACCAGCCTGCCCCGCTAGCGTGAGCCCAAGGGCTTCCTCAGGCCCTGTGTTCCTGTCCTGGGGGCTGCAGCATCATACCTCAGGGGTGTGGCATGTCTCAGAGAGAGGCCAGAGGGGCACTGGCCATGCCAGGAGTAGGCAAGAGCCCGGCCAAGGCCACACCGAGGTTGCTAGCAGGCACTGACAGGAAGAGGAGCCGCCTGAGCAGGACAGGGCAGGACCTGTGGGAAGAGACCAGCTGGAGCAACCAAAGATGGAGCAGAGCTGCCCCAAGCCCTCGAGGGGCCAGGGCCAGGAGCCTGGCTCGTGGCCGGGTAAGAAAGCCGGGACCTGAAGAGGTAGCTGGGAGAGGCAGGCATGGGAGGGGCTGCGATGTCCCCTCTGATGGCAGAGCCTCACTCATGGTTACTGCCCTGCCCAAGAGAGGGGACATTGGCCAACTTCCGCTCCAAGGCTCCATGCTTGGGTGGTTAGGGAAGTCAGAGCCGGTCTTAACCAGAGCGTGGCTCAGAGAGCTGGCCCAACTCACTTCtctcaaggaaactgaggcccggagaaGTGATATGTTTCCCAAGGTCCCAGAGCAGCAGTCAGCGACAGGGCCAGCACGCTTTGGTGTCCTTTCCTCTTTACCACAGTTGCCTCTACATCTCAGGACCTGGCTGGGCCTAGGGTCAGCCCTACAGAGCAGGGCAGGGCTGTGTGCTCCCTGTGGCCCCAGGGCATCCTGATAAGCAGGGTTCAGACTTAGGTGTGGATGCAGCAAGGGCCAGGGGGAGGCACAGTGGAGGGTGGGAAAGAGTACAGGACTCTCGGTTCTGAGCCCAGATGAGGTCTTCTCTCCATTTCCTCTGCCGTAAAGCGGGGCCGGGCTGAGAGCAGACAAAGTGGGGACGAGGCCCTTGGGTCTCTGTCGTTCGGCATGCTACTACCCTGGCAGGAGACCTTGCCCTAGGATGCTCCTAGCAACCAGGGGCGATGGCGTCCAGTCAGACCCGCTCACCCGGGGTCCTCTGTGCAGAGTGAAGCCAGTCCTGAGAACGCCGCTCGGGAGCGGAGCCGGGTGAGGACGCTGCGCCAGGCCTTCCTGGCCCTGCAGGCCGCTCTGCCTGCCGTGCCGCCCGACACCAAGCTGTCCAAGTTGGACGTGCTGGTGCTGGCCACCAGCTACATAGCCCACCTCACCCGCACACTTGGCCACGAGATGCCTGGCCCCGCCTGGCCACCCTTCCTGCGTGGACTCCGCTACTTGCACCCTCTCAAGGTAGGTCACGGGCCCGGGGCCTTGGGGAAGGGGGTTTGGGATGGGGCACTCTGGACTCAGTGCCCCTGCCCTCGGCAGAGCTGACGCTGGGGCCGGCTGCTTCctgctctctcagggggagaaGAGCTGAGGCTGGCTCTTGGGACTGGAATGATAATGTTTCTCATGGGATGCAGTGGGAGTGATGACTGGAAATGACTTCATGAGAATATGGTTCCTCCAAGGGGAGGGAAATTCTTAGAGGCCCCAAGACTCCGGAGCACTTAGTGGTAGAGGACAAAAGGGGGTAGTTTccagggctggggcctgggaaagAAACAACACCTAGGAGATTCCTAGATTCCAAGGGGCACCATGCCACTGTACAGTGCCTTGGTGTCCTCTGGACTTCTGTCTCAGGAGGGATCCCCCTTTGGAGAACAAAGCTCTAAGAAAGCATCACTCTAGATAACTCTTGGTTACCAAGCTGGGTGGGGGAGTGGCAGGGGCtgggaaagggggaaggagggcttCCTGCATGCATCACTTACCCGACTGTCACCTACCTTTCCTGAACCTCAGTCTTATTATATGGAAAGGGAAGATAACATGAGTCTGACTTTGCTTCCAGGGTATGAAATGAGATCATGAAGGAAAAGTATGATTAACAATAATCATCATcgcaataacagctaacattatcTGGGGGCTAAAGTAATGCCCAGAGCTAGACTAAATGCTTTAgtgcatttttaccttttaatCTGCACAAGAACCAGatgggaattttaaaaaagaaaatgaaaaaacaaacagaaaaagaaccaaatgaagattactttacagatgaggaaactgaagcttaggtaGGTTAAGTGGCTGAATGCAGTTCAGGCCCGGGGCTCATAGCCACTAAGCAGGCCCCGGGTGTGGGGTGGAGCACACTGTAAGTTGCTGACTGTGAGTGTAGCTGTTATAAAGGGTCGTCTTTGCCCTCTGAGGACAGTAACTTTATTTCTATGGAGGATACTTTTCACCATCTCTCTTCCTTAAACATCATAGTTCTGAAACTAAAATGCAAGAATTTGAGACTAAAAGGGGCAACTCTGAAATGCCAATGGTGGCACCTGGTGCAGTGTCCCCGGGTGGCACAGTTGCTTGCTTAGCTGTAAGATGGCGGCCAAGGTGAGGCCCTTGCAGGAAGCGGGTGATGCATTAATATGtcgaagaatgaataaatgagagccCAGCTAGGTCTAGCACTCTGGCAGCTGGGTGGGGTGGGTTAGCTAGCCAGGAGCAGTGGCCCTCAGCCCCCAAGCGGGGGGCTGTCAAGAGGAGGGCAGACCTCAGAGCCAAGTCAACCTGGCCTTTTCTGGGACTGGCCACGCTCCTGCTGGAAGGATGGACAATCCTGGGAGGTCCCCTGCTTAGGGGGAGTGGGCAGCACTGACATCTGGGGCCACAGGCACTTGGGTCCGGGACTGGGCAAGAGAAGGGGTCAGGACTGTTCAGTGTCAGGAAGAGCCTGCCCTTGCCCCACTCTGCTGCCCTCCCCACTGCCCAGGCCCTGGCTGCTGCCAGCTCTGCCGcccgcctccctccccaccatcgGGGGCTCCCCTTGGGGCCCTTGCTTTTCTCAGACGGCTCCTCCTGTGCCTCTCAGCCAGGCTCAGGTGGTCAGGAGAATTTGTGAGACCATGAGTGGTGGTGAGCCTGGGACCGCTGTCATCGGAGCAGTCGTGGGGACGGGTCTCAGGGAGGGAGGCTAGGGAAGGCCCGGTCTGGGGTGCCGAGGACTATGAGGGCTGTGCCAGTGAGCATGACCCTcatcccctccccatgtcttgcAGAAGTGGCCGATGCGATCGCGTCTCTACGCCGGAGGCCTGGGGTGCTCTGGCCTTGACTCCACAACAGTCGTCACCTCGGGCCAAAGAACAAAGGAGGCAGAGACCAGGCCCCAAGTCTCTGGAGAGGCAGATGCTCTTCTTCCCGCCAGGCCGCCCTCACCAGCACCTGGTGACAAGTGATCATCACAGTCGCCCTTTTCTCCTGGGCTGTGACTCAAGCTTAGGGACCTGGATtctctgccaggccctgcctgtcTTCATTCTGCCTCTCACCCATCGATCTGATTCAGGCTCCACTCCCAGGTTCCAGCACACGGACCAGGCAGAGCAGTGGGCACCTCTGTGACGGAGAGTACTCAGGAGGACCAGGGAGCAGATCCTCATCTTGTCCCCCACGGGTGATGCCCCAGTGGCTCCCTGGTGGCAGTTACAGGGAAGTGGGCAAGGAAAGGGTCTGACTGAGTTGGAAGTTGAGTTAGGGCACTGTCGCTTGCTTTTCTCCCCTAAGGTTCCCACAGACCCTCTGGAGATTGCAAGAAGCCAGGCACTGCTGCACGTGTACAGAGGTAGCGGCTGAGGCTGGCAGCAGCTGCAGGTGCTGATGGGAAAGCCAGGGGCCAGACAGGCTCTCGGCAGCTGTGAGTGTGAGCAGGGCTGGGCCGGGGTCACATAGGTAGAGAGGAAACTGAAGAAGGGAACATACTTTGTTATTGCACTGCAAGATGCTTACCCAACATCAGGAACTTAGGAATTTTGTATCTGCGTTATGGTCTCTCCAGCTGCCCCTCATCACTACATTTTCTCCCTCTCTGGGCCCTGCACCCTTCCACTCTTCTCTTGCTATGAGTTATATTTACAGGTTAAACCATAAAGCTTACATTGCTTACATTCCAGTATCCAGAGAAACTTGTACATAGTCCTAGCTGCCTAGTTTGAGATTTTATCCCAGAGGCAGCTCTACCTTAACTGAACCAGGCAGCATCTTAAGCCCTCACGTTTGAAGGTTCTGATAGACTCAGTTACATCCTTGAAGGACCTGAGAAGGAGAAAGTATATCTTTGCCAGGGGATAATAATTACAATCTTCCGTTGTATTAGAAACCTAACCTCCAGGACAAACAAGATAGGCCTGGGTTCACAGGGTTCCTTGTATGATTTTGGCCGAAGGCCCCACTGACTCAGGAGTCATTTCTACAATCTGTCTACAACGAGCTCCCGCCGGCCAGCTCCTCCCCACAGGCACTGCCCTCCCAGCCTCTCCCTTAGTCCTGCCATGGGGTGCCAGAAATCAGAGTGCTTTAATGGAATTTATCTCTGGCCTTGTAGAAATAGTTTGAGGAAAACTCAGTGTCTATACACACAGAAGGTAACTTTCCAGATCAGGTGTGGCTTCAGATCAGGCACCTGAAGTCCAGACGGAGAAGGAACCATCTTTTTGTTAAACTTCAGTGCCTCAGAGCGGGAAGGCACGGGCCAGGCCAACTAGAGTCCCAACAGGGGTAGCCTTAGACAGACGCCACCACTGCCGTCATGAGAACGAATGAGATTCTGGCCGACTGGGAGGGGCCAGGGCTCTGAGCTCTGGTGTGAGGAGCTGCCGTTCCGCCACAGGGCTGGCCGGGGCAGCAGGGGAAGGGGGCTGAGGGCGTGACTCAGCAAACTGGTGtggaggcagaaaagcagacacagaACGTCCCAGCCGCGGCAGCGTGAGATGTGGGAGAGCAGCTGGACTGTGTCTGGGAGCCATGGCGAGAAGGCCTCGGCCAAGGCCAGGCTCATAAATCTACCAAGTCTCTGCCGAGGAGCCCGGAGAGCTTGTGCAGAGCTGCTTCTGGGCAGCTGGACGGGGCCAGGCAGGGCAGAGACCAGCTGTGGGTGGGCACTAGCACAGTGTTCTTTGCAAGACCATAAAAGTCCAGCTCGAATGTTCTATGTTTAAAGCCAAAAAGCAGTACCTTCCTTGTTGAATTTGAAAGTGGTCAGAAGAGGAGCACGTGAATTTCCTCGTGCGCTGGTAGCACACAATCTCTCTCCGGGGATGAAGCTGGGAAAGCTGGCTTTGGGTGTGCATTGGGGTCCCCCCACAGCACGGAGCTTCTCCTGATAACTCAGGTTTGGGAGCTTGCGCCACCCACCCGGCTCAGACTCCAGCCTTTGCCTAGTGGTGCCAGACCCTTCGGGAGAGGGGGGACCACGTTACCCTGGTAGAAAAGGCAAGGAGGGCCAAAGAAGGATGCAgctggtggggggctgggggagggcaagTACCATCATTACAAGTTTCTAAGTCTGTCTCGGGATCTTTCCAGGCATTTCCTTAGTGTTCTGGACAGTCCCCAAGGGGTCCGGAGACCGTCTCCTCCAGCCagacagcacccagcacagtcaGGTCAGGAAGCAAAAGGACTGTCAGGGGGCAGGCAGAGCCAAGGAAAGGACCAGGGGATGAATGGGAATAACCAGAGGAAATGTCGGGTTGGAGACTTCGACCCACAAATCAACCAGAATCAGGAGTAACCCCCTTTTCCTCtagcagaggaagaaaaatacccTCTCACTGGGAGACCCTGGGAACAGGGGTATGTAGGAAAGAAGCTCCGAAAGGAAACAGGAGCCTGGATGACAAAATGACGCTCAGGTGGCCTGGCTCGGGAGTGAGAGGGCTGGCTGGTCCACTTGAGCATCTTGTACCGCCTGCCCCGTCCCCAGGTGCCTGTCACTCTAGGTGGGGGTGAGGCAGTGATGGCCGGGACAACTTCTCCGGGGCTGGATATGCGTGTGCTTTCTGGGGGGCAGCAGAATTACAGGGGATGCACTTTAGGAGAAGCAGAGCTGGCCAGAGGATGTCTCAGTGTTAAGGTGGAGACTGCAGATTTCACTAAATTGAGAACTAGAGccattagaaatagaaaaatctagtCTTGTCTGAGAAATTCCCTTTCGCTTCCTCTGGAAGGAGCCTGGCTAGGATGAGTCAGATGGCACTGTCCTCTCCCCTTTGTGGCCTAAGCCCtaaacccagggcccctgcaagCTTGGTATTCgagatcaggggttggcaaactatagccagtgggccaaatccagcccccgattttttaaataagtttttatgAGAAAAGAGTCACACCTATTTGTTTACATATGATCTATGGCTACTTTCCCGATACAAGGCAGAGTCGAATAGCTGTGACAGACAGTAAAGCGCAAAATATTTACAGAGTTCCTGTGAAGGaactctggccctttacaggaaaagtttcgCTCTTGATCAAAGTGTGGTCCGGGAACCCTGGAGGTCCCTGAGACCCATTCAGCGCCCTAAGTagccaaaattattttcataatacaaGATGTGATTTGCCTTTTTTTCACTCCTATTCTCTCATGAGTGTAATGGAATTTTCCAGAAGCCATATGACATGTGATATTGCAACAACAGATGGAATGTAGAAGCAGACGGGAGAGTCCAGCTCTCGATTACAACAGACattaaagatatttgcaaaaatgtagggcttccctggtggtgcagtggtggagagtctgcctgccaatgcaggggacacgggttcaagccctggtctgggaagatcccacgtgccgcggagcaactgggcccgtggtcCACAatcgctgagcctgcgcgtctggagcctgtgctccacaacaagagaggccgcgatggtgagaggcccacataccgcgatgaagagtggcccccacttgccgcaactagagaaagcccttgcacagaaacgaagacccaacacagccaaaagtaaataagtaaataagtaaataataaaaataaaggaattcctctaaaaaaaaaaatgtaaaccaatgccactcttctcactaaatattttccaatatggaaaataattatttttcataaaaatggtaTCTATATTCACATATAGTGGgttaattgttatttttaaataaatattttaagtctattttaatttctaatatggtaaatatcaatagaaattacccacataagcaaaagcttttcagagccCTACTTTTTGAAGAACGTGAAGGGATCCTGAGACCAAAAATTCTTAGAATCTCTGCCCTAGAATAGATTGGCGAAGGTCAAGAAAAGCTCTTACCCCATCCCCGTGACCCTGTATATGACAGCTCTACCCTCTGCCTGGGGCAGACACAGTGATTCGGTCTTGGCCTTCGAGAGACAAGGGGCTTATGGTGAGGGAGGGGGGGGTGTGCCTGGCAGAATGTGGACAGAGTGTCCCGAGTCCAGATCACAGTGAGGCCTCCTGAACGATGAAGGTGGGGCTGATCCCCTGGTGGGCTGGGCCTTCCTCAGGCACATCCATGGCCTCCTTGTCTCTGCTGCCCCTCAGCATCCCATTGCTCACCTTCTCTGGAAACACAGCGGTTTCCACAGAGAGATCCTGGGGAACACAGAGCAAAGGGAGTGGGTGGGGTGAACGTGAGGCAAAGGGGAGGTGAAGGAACCTCCCCTTTCTCTTGCAGGAAAGGTGACCCTGCTTTGATCCTGGCTAGAAAGGAGACCGACGAGGAGCAGGCCCGGGGATGAGcacggggctgggaggagggagacaaGAGGCCAGCAGCTGTGGCCTCTCGGGGCCGAGACCCTTCTGCCCACCAAGCCCCCGCTCCCCTGTGGGAAGGGGCCAGGCAGCTGCTGCAGGACAGTCCAGCTCAGGCCAATCACCAGAGAaaggggggctgggaggagaaagaaaagggaggcaCAGGAACCCAGGGGGCCAGCAGTAGcctgagagggaagggaggggcgaTCTGACAACAGAGGCGCTACCTGGCTGAGGGTTTTGCAGTGAAGTCGCTTCTGACAGGACACGGGCAGGAGGGCAACGAGTTTCGGACCATTCGGTAAATGGTCCGAGGGTTCAGGGTCCGGCCCCGCATTCCGCCTGAAGACAAAGTGCTCCCGAGGTTCCTACTGTGTAACCAGGGGGCACCCGCGGCCCCCTGCTCTCCCCCTGCTCTCAGGACTCTAAACCCCCagtccccgcccccctccccgagCTCCACCAAGAAGCGTGACTGTTCCAGGCACCCAGGAGCCCGGGATTCCCTGTATCCCCATGTCACACCCTGTCACCACTGTGCAGACTGCCTGCCCGTCCCCCCATCCCACTAGACTTTCAGCCAAGCATAGGTCCCATGACCTGGCTGGCAAGTGGCTTCCAAAAGAACCACCACGGTTCTTGCTTTGATGATGAGAAACCCCAGGAGTGAAGATCTATCTCCTCTTGGTTGAGCCTGGATTtcctactccccccacccccagactggCTGCTGGGGGCACTTCCCCTCTTTAGGGCTCTGCCTCCCCAGCCTCAGGTTTGGAGAggagccccctcccccaacacagcTAGGGGCCAGCTGCTGAGCAGGGGAATAAAGGACAGGGACCGCCTCAActgcccagggcagaagcagcagGATTCAGTGCAACCTACAGGAGATGCTGGACACATGGAGGAGCCGACCACCAGCCACTGGGGAGATCACGCGGACCGAGCGGGAACTAAGAACGATTGAAGTAGCTGAGAAGTTATGAAGGGGCAAAGACGATTGGGCGTTTtttaacctgaaaaaaaattgacaaattatCAGATTACGAACACTCCTCCACATTAAGGATgctggaaggagaaaaaaaacttgaGTGAATCAGGCTGGCCTAACAGCAGGTCTATCAAGGTTTCAGGGGTCAAGAACGTCTGGGTTGGGTCCAAGTTGGGCGAAAATAAGTTCTGTGTCACACATCCCAGAAACCACAGTTAACTGCACAGTGGCTGGCAGAGTCCTGGTGAAAACACAGGCACACTCTCTCTACAGACGCAAACTTTGAGTAGGGCTTGGAGAGGGATCCAGGTGAATATAAAACTATCAAGATGTGATATGCTCTGAGAAGAAGTACAGTAGCATGAAGCAGAAGTTGAAGCAAAGCTCAGTTCTAACTGAAGTGTGAGTATATGCCACGCCAGCTGGGAAGGGCTACATCTCATCACAAGAGGCCATTGGCCCTGACATTGGCAGGGCTGCCAGACATGGGAAGTGTCGGTCAGGGCTGGTTTAATGTGCCTCAAACACAGTGGTAATACTCCACCAACTGGCCAAGGAGTTTCTCTTTTGACCAGTCTTACCAGGTGCCTATTGGCAACAACATGCTGCCGCCATCATTTCCCTGGACAGAAGGGCAAACCAAGGCAGACCTATTTTGCTTTTGGAAGGTTGTCATAAAATACGCCATTGACCCAGACAGGCAGGCCTCTCATACGTTACTACAAAATGAACATTTACCTGTGCCTTTGAAAGTGGAACTCTACGTGGGGAAAAAATGGTGTCACTGAAAAATTATGATGTCCTAGGCTGTATTTTGATGACTACAGGACCCAGAGTTAACAGATTTTCATGGGGCTCCTGTTATATGTGAGCCATGGGACCATTGGACGAGAAGACTGGATAGCCCTTTTTGAAAGGCAGCGACATTTTGTAGAAGAGATCCTGGTATTATAAATCCTCCCAAGAAACCAACTGTTAAAAACACTACCAGTGAAGTGATGAAGTGTGTTATTAACACCAAGCTTATTTAAGACCTAGAATGGAAAGGGGCTGGTCTCCTGCATATTAAAAGAAGCCAGAGCCATCAGTAGCCTCCCAGGAACAGTAAAAATCCTAAGTTGGTCCTCCTGAGGCCTTTTAAGAGGGAGAAAAGTGTCTTTTCTGGCTTAAGAAGACACAAATATTGGCTGGGCTTTCTGCCCACCACCTTTGCtggaggatttttttccttttcttt of Eschrichtius robustus isolate mEscRob2 chromosome 15, mEscRob2.pri, whole genome shotgun sequence contains these proteins:
- the TCF23 gene encoding transcription factor 23 encodes the protein MSQREARGALAMPGVGKSPAKATPRLLAGTDRKRSRLSRTGQDLWEETSWSNQRWSRAAPSPRGARARSLARGRSEASPENAARERSRVRTLRQAFLALQAALPAVPPDTKLSKLDVLVLATSYIAHLTRTLGHEMPGPAWPPFLRGLRYLHPLKKWPMRSRLYAGGLGCSGLDSTTVVTSGQRTKEAETRPQVSGEADALLPARPPSPAPGDK